The following are from one region of the Bradyrhizobium septentrionale genome:
- the nifN gene encoding nitrogenase iron-molybdenum cofactor biosynthesis protein NifN, which yields MALTTVPTKACAVNPLKMSQPIGGAFAFMGLRGAMPLLHGSQGCTSFGLTLFVRHFKEVVPLQTTAMSEVATVLGGYENLEQAILNIYNRAKPKIVGICSTGITETNGDDVDAYLKLIRNKHRQLAKLPLVYVSTPDFKGAFQDGWEKAVTRIVELLVEGPNVNGLRDPSRVNVLPGCHLTPGDLDELRAILEDFGLRPSFLPDLAASLDGHIPDEFTSTTIGGIGVDEIASMGRAGWTIAIGAQMRRAAEVMQAKSGVPFRLFERLCGLGPCDEFMTFVSEISGRPVPPKYRRQRGQLTDAMLDAHFHIGGRRLAIAAEPDLLYDLSSMLHEMGAQVRAAVTTTQSAVIERIKTNEVLIGDLEDLEELARTENCDLLITHSHGRQAAARLKIPFYRAGFPMFDRLGAGHQLSIGYRGTRDLIFDIANLVIADREENHPPTPDRWRAPVALPSRSGHLSSIGAAERSTA from the coding sequence ATGGCCCTCACCACGGTGCCAACAAAAGCCTGCGCGGTCAACCCGCTGAAGATGAGCCAGCCGATTGGCGGCGCATTCGCCTTCATGGGGCTGCGCGGGGCGATGCCGCTTCTGCATGGCTCGCAAGGATGCACTTCTTTCGGGCTCACGCTCTTTGTGCGGCATTTCAAGGAGGTGGTACCGCTGCAGACCACCGCGATGAGCGAGGTCGCGACCGTGCTCGGCGGCTATGAGAACCTCGAGCAGGCGATACTCAATATCTACAACCGAGCCAAGCCAAAGATCGTCGGAATCTGCTCGACCGGCATCACCGAGACTAACGGAGACGATGTGGATGCTTACCTCAAGCTAATCCGAAACAAGCATCGGCAACTTGCGAAATTGCCGCTGGTCTATGTCTCGACACCCGATTTCAAGGGCGCGTTCCAGGACGGCTGGGAGAAGGCTGTGACGCGCATTGTGGAATTGCTGGTGGAAGGGCCCAACGTCAACGGCCTGCGCGATCCCTCGAGAGTGAACGTTCTTCCAGGATGTCACCTCACGCCGGGTGATCTTGACGAACTCCGTGCCATCCTGGAGGATTTTGGGTTGCGGCCATCCTTCCTGCCTGACCTGGCAGCGTCGCTCGATGGGCATATCCCCGACGAGTTTACGTCAACGACCATCGGCGGCATCGGCGTCGACGAGATCGCGAGCATGGGCCGCGCCGGGTGGACCATTGCAATCGGCGCGCAGATGCGGCGAGCGGCAGAGGTCATGCAGGCCAAAAGCGGCGTTCCATTTCGCCTCTTCGAGCGGCTGTGCGGCCTCGGTCCGTGCGACGAATTCATGACGTTTGTGAGTGAAATCAGCGGCCGTCCCGTGCCACCGAAATATCGGCGGCAGCGCGGCCAGCTCACGGATGCAATGCTGGACGCGCACTTCCATATTGGTGGTCGCAGACTTGCGATCGCCGCTGAGCCAGACCTCCTATATGATCTCTCCAGTATGCTGCACGAGATGGGGGCGCAGGTGCGTGCGGCCGTAACGACCACACAATCGGCGGTGATCGAGCGGATCAAGACCAACGAGGTGCTAATTGGTGATCTTGAGGATCTCGAAGAGCTTGCCAGAACCGAGAATTGCGACTTGCTGATCACGCATTCGCATGGCAGGCAAGCGGCTGCCCGGCTGAAAATTCCGTTCTATCGTGCGGGTTTTCCGATGTTCGATCGACTTGGCGCAGGGCACCAACTATCGATCGGTTATCGTGGTACCCGCGATCTGATCTTCGATATCGCCAATCTCGTGATCGCGGACCGCGAGGAGAACCATCCACCTACGCCCGATCGATGGCGGGCTCCGGTCGCACTGCCATCAAGGTCCGGGCATCTCAGTTCCATCGGTGCAGCCGAGAGGTCGACTGCATGA
- the nifX gene encoding nitrogen fixation protein NifX: MKVAFATQDLRCVDAHFGWAKNIAIYEVAPSGHVFLKAVEFEGDLKEDGNDDKLAPKIEAIKDCAILYVAAIGGAGAARVVANKIHPIKVNKPENILVLLEKLEDVLRGTPPPWLRKAMAKDQRSTFEFDE, encoded by the coding sequence ATGAAGGTCGCATTCGCCACTCAAGATCTAAGGTGCGTCGATGCTCATTTTGGTTGGGCAAAGAATATTGCTATCTACGAGGTCGCGCCAAGCGGACACGTGTTTCTCAAAGCGGTTGAGTTTGAGGGCGATCTCAAGGAAGACGGCAACGACGACAAGTTAGCGCCGAAGATCGAGGCGATTAAAGATTGCGCAATTCTTTACGTTGCTGCCATCGGCGGTGCCGGTGCTGCCCGGGTGGTCGCCAACAAGATCCATCCGATCAAGGTAAACAAGCCAGAAAACATTCTGGTGCTGCTCGAAAAGCTCGAGGACGTCCTAAGAGGCACACCACCTCCCTGGCTACGCAAGGCAATGGCAAAGGACCAGCGGAGCACATTCGAGTTCGACGAATGA
- a CDS encoding NifX-associated nitrogen fixation protein, which yields MTAEIEQQDSSADALFIKELVKIWRAQDTTGAWKAKSDLDLLEPYVLDKEKRRALPIVGDPGPDTLWRLELFFNAVALAVERETGVMIQPILKLHHEGFGRIVLIGGRLSAVNKRLRDVHRDLIRKFPDVANY from the coding sequence ATGACCGCAGAAATAGAGCAGCAGGACAGCTCCGCCGATGCGCTGTTCATCAAGGAGCTAGTCAAGATTTGGCGCGCTCAGGACACCACGGGAGCCTGGAAGGCCAAGAGCGATCTCGACCTTCTCGAGCCCTATGTCTTGGACAAGGAAAAGCGGCGTGCGTTGCCGATTGTCGGTGATCCTGGCCCCGATACGCTGTGGCGGCTGGAACTGTTCTTCAACGCGGTCGCGCTCGCGGTCGAGAGGGAAACCGGTGTGATGATCCAGCCGATCTTGAAGCTGCATCATGAAGGATTTGGCCGCATCGTGCTGATCGGAGGCCGGCTGAGCGCCGTGAACAAGCGGCTGCGTGATGTGCATCGCGACCTGATACGGAAGTTTCCGGACGTGGCGAACTATTGA
- a CDS encoding CCE_0567 family metalloprotein has translation MSERETLKAEIKKLSAKALQAKMDLHDLSEELPINWTSIMVVAQKAHDAYAELERRNHDLKALENT, from the coding sequence ATGAGCGAACGTGAAACACTGAAGGCTGAAATAAAGAAGCTATCGGCCAAAGCGCTACAAGCCAAAATGGATCTGCACGACCTTTCGGAGGAATTGCCCATCAACTGGACCTCGATCATGGTCGTTGCGCAGAAGGCGCACGATGCCTATGCCGAACTTGAGCGCAGAAACCATGATTTGAAGGCGTTGGAAAATACTTAA
- the fdxB gene encoding ferredoxin III, nif-specific — MSFTTRDGRDWTPDYLMSIDAKKCIGCGRCFKVCGRGVMALKGISEDGELVDLDDDEDDEIEKKIMVLNDQGACIGCGACARVCPANCQVHVSAPAEAA; from the coding sequence ATGTCATTTACAACGCGCGATGGCCGCGACTGGACGCCAGACTACCTGATGTCGATTGACGCCAAAAAATGCATCGGCTGTGGCCGCTGTTTCAAGGTGTGTGGCCGAGGTGTCATGGCGTTGAAGGGAATCAGCGAGGACGGCGAACTTGTTGATCTTGACGATGACGAGGACGATGAGATCGAAAAGAAGATCATGGTTCTGAATGATCAGGGCGCCTGCATCGGCTGCGGCGCGTGCGCCAGGGTGTGTCCGGCCAATTGCCAGGTCCATGTTTCAGCCCCAGCCGAAGCTGCCTGA
- the tnpC gene encoding IS66 family transposase encodes MIIAQREQLTLAKSEVTVGRLEIERLKLMLAKARREQFGQSSERGKLLVEQLELAIEDLEETQAEQETKAELAAPEAAKQQRVQNPRPPRRPLPDNLPIERIVEPAPCVCGKCGSERLHKLGEVVSKTLECEPRRWKIIEHVREKFSCRDCEAITEAPAPSHPIPRGFAGPSLLAMVLVNKFLLHQPLNRQSKTYAREGIEIDVSTLADRIGACVVALDPIIEAIRIHVMSAERIHGDDTTVPVLAKLKTVTGRIWTYVRDDRPFGGTDPPAALFYYSRNRAGEHPQSHLAGYVGLMQADAFDGYNQLYKAQRKPAPILEAACWSHGRRKFFDLAKSGEAPIASEAVRRIDILFEIERTINGKTPEQRLAVRRDKSRPIVADLEIWMRQQRTLLSSGNDTAKAINYLLNRWAAFTRFLDDGRVCLSNNAAERALRGVAVGRRNWTFAGSDAGGHRAAAVYTLIETCKMNDVDPQAWLADVLARLPDHPVNKVADLLPWNWKATQQSTAAAA; translated from the coding sequence ATGATCATTGCGCAGCGCGAGCAGCTGACGCTGGCGAAGAGCGAGGTGACCGTCGGCCGGCTGGAGATCGAGCGGCTGAAGCTGATGCTGGCCAAGGCACGGCGAGAACAGTTCGGGCAATCTTCTGAGCGCGGCAAGCTGCTGGTCGAGCAGCTCGAACTCGCCATCGAGGATCTTGAAGAGACCCAGGCTGAGCAGGAAACCAAGGCCGAGCTCGCAGCGCCGGAAGCCGCCAAACAGCAGCGCGTGCAAAATCCACGGCCGCCGCGACGTCCGTTGCCGGACAATCTACCGATCGAACGCATCGTCGAACCCGCTCCTTGCGTATGTGGCAAGTGCGGCAGCGAGCGACTGCACAAGCTCGGCGAGGTGGTATCGAAGACCCTGGAATGTGAGCCACGGCGCTGGAAGATTATCGAGCATGTCCGCGAAAAGTTCTCCTGCCGGGATTGTGAGGCAATCACCGAGGCGCCGGCGCCCTCCCATCCGATCCCGCGAGGCTTTGCCGGGCCGAGCCTGCTGGCGATGGTGCTGGTCAACAAGTTCCTGCTGCACCAGCCGTTGAACCGACAGAGCAAGACCTATGCCCGCGAAGGGATCGAGATCGACGTCTCGACCCTGGCGGATCGGATCGGCGCCTGCGTGGTGGCACTCGATCCCATCATTGAGGCGATCCGGATCCACGTCATGAGCGCGGAACGCATCCACGGCGACGATACGACGGTGCCGGTGCTGGCCAAGCTCAAGACGGTTACCGGCCGGATCTGGACCTATGTTCGCGATGACCGGCCGTTTGGCGGCACGGATCCGCCGGCGGCCCTGTTCTACTACTCACGCAACCGGGCTGGAGAACACCCGCAAAGCCATCTTGCCGGCTATGTCGGCCTCATGCAGGCCGATGCCTTCGATGGGTATAACCAGCTCTACAAGGCCCAAAGGAAGCCAGCTCCGATCCTTGAAGCGGCCTGTTGGAGCCACGGCCGCAGAAAGTTCTTCGACTTGGCGAAATCTGGAGAGGCGCCGATTGCCAGCGAGGCCGTGCGACGCATCGATATCCTTTTCGAGATCGAGCGCACCATCAACGGCAAAACGCCGGAACAGCGGCTTGCGGTACGTCGTGATAAGTCGAGGCCGATCGTCGCCGATCTCGAAATCTGGATGCGTCAGCAGCGAACCTTGCTCTCATCAGGCAACGATACTGCAAAGGCGATCAACTACCTGCTCAACCGTTGGGCGGCGTTCACCCGCTTCCTGGACGATGGTCGCGTCTGCCTCTCGAACAACGCTGCCGAACGAGCGTTACGCGGTGTGGCTGTCGGAAGACGAAATTGGACCTTCGCCGGTTCAGATGCCGGCGGCCATCGCGCCGCCGCCGTCTATACCCTGATCGAAACCTGCAAGATGAACGACGTTGATCCGCAAGCCTGGCTCGCGGATGTGTTGGCCAGGCTTCCAGATCACCCCGTCAACAAAGTCGCCGACCTGCTCCCGTGGAATTGGAAGGCGACCCAACAGTCCACAGCGGCTGCCGCCTGA
- the tnpB gene encoding IS66 family insertion sequence element accessory protein TnpB (TnpB, as the term is used for proteins encoded by IS66 family insertion elements, is considered an accessory protein, since TnpC, encoded by a neighboring gene, is a DDE family transposase.) codes for MTLTNVRVWLATGHTDMRRGFPSLARLVQESLKRDPHAGDLYVFRGRRGDLIKIIWHDGQGACLFTKRLERGRFLWPSMADGVVTISVAQLSYLLSGIDWRMPQATWRPRASG; via the coding sequence ATGACGCTCACTAATGTGCGGGTGTGGCTTGCGACCGGCCACACCGATATGCGCCGCGGCTTCCCGAGCCTCGCGCGTCTGGTCCAGGAGAGTTTGAAGCGTGATCCGCATGCCGGTGATCTCTATGTTTTTAGAGGCCGCCGCGGCGACCTGATCAAGATCATCTGGCATGATGGCCAAGGCGCGTGTCTGTTCACGAAGCGGCTGGAGCGAGGCCGCTTTTTGTGGCCATCAATGGCGGATGGCGTTGTGACGATCAGCGTTGCGCAGCTATCCTATCTCCTCTCCGGAATTGATTGGCGGATGCCGCAGGCAACCTGGCGTCCACGGGCTTCCGGTTAA
- the tnpA gene encoding IS66-like element accessory protein TnpA: MPILEHGADTLQRVEIITGTGRRRRWSTDAKAAIVAESFAPGASVSAVARRHDISPSLLFLWRRQATRAQVAERGDRGMPPGFVPVAITGCGRPSEEQAAIEIEVGAIRIRVRGTVDREALCEVLAAVGTVGR; encoded by the coding sequence ATGCCTATCCTCGAACACGGCGCCGACACGCTGCAGCGTGTCGAGATCATCACCGGGACGGGCCGACGTCGGCGCTGGTCGACCGATGCGAAGGCGGCGATTGTTGCGGAGAGTTTTGCGCCGGGTGCAAGCGTGTCCGCAGTGGCGCGGCGACACGACATCAGTCCAAGCCTGTTGTTTCTCTGGCGTCGCCAGGCTACGCGGGCGCAGGTCGCGGAGCGCGGGGACAGAGGCATGCCACCTGGCTTTGTGCCGGTCGCGATCACCGGCTGTGGGCGCCCGAGTGAGGAGCAGGCGGCGATCGAGATCGAGGTCGGCGCGATTCGCATCCGTGTCAGGGGGACAGTCGACCGGGAGGCACTGTGCGAGGTGCTGGCGGCGGTCGGGACGGTTGGTCGATGA